The Betaproteobacteria bacterium nucleotide sequence CCTGATCGCCGATGCGCTCATATAGTGTTAACACGCCCTAGCGGACCGGCGTGCTCGCCATCCCGGCCTGCCGGGGCGGGCAGGAAGCGCGGAATCCCTGCGAGTGCAGTTGCTCGACCAGTAGACAGGCGATCGCCCGATGCTCAGACTAACGCACGATTGACGCCGTACTTGCACGAACAGCCGACGCCTGCCCCTCTTTGCGATCCGACGAAGACGATGATCCGCAGCATCAAGGCTCAAGCAGTGAAGGAAGCAACACGTGTGAAGTTACCCGCCTCGCGGGAGAACCTCTGATGGGGGCTCATCCAGGCGGCGCTCCACAACAACCTGCGGCTGGCGCGCCCGGCGTTCCCCAGCAGGTTCTGGATCCGCTCAGTCGCGCCGCCATCTTTCTCGTCGTGGCACTGAAGCCGGGCTCCGGCAATCGCGCCATCGTTCGATCCTTCTGTGCGGATCTCGCCGCGCTCATCCGCGCGGTTGATTTTCGCGACGTGGAGGCAGGGCTTTCCTGCATCATGGGGATCGGGTCCGACGCCTGGGACCAGCTCTTCGGCGCGCCGCGCCCGGCCGAGCTGCACCCATTTCGCGAGATTCGCAGCGACGGGCGCCACGCGGTCTCGACACCGGGCGACTTGCTATTCCACATCCGTGCGAAGCGCATGGACCTGTGCTTCGAGATGGCGACACAGATCATGGCGCGGCTCGGACAGGCCGTTGCTGCGGTCGACGAGGTGCACGGATTCCGCTACTTCGACGACCGCGATCTCCTCGGGTTTGTCGACGGCACGGAGAATCCGCGGGGCGATGAAGCGGCGGAAGCGGTGCTCATCGGCGACGAGGATGCAGCGTTCGCCGGCGGCAGTTATGTCATCGTGCAGAAGTACCTGCACGATCTCGCCGGCTGGAATGCCTTGTCGACCGAGACCCAGGAACGGATCGTCGGCCGCACGAAACTGTCCGACATCGAACTGGACGATGCGGTCAAGCCCAGCTCGGCGCACAACGCCCTCACGACGATCGTTGAAAACGGCGAAGAACGCCAGATCCTGCGCGACAACATGCCCTTCGGGCATGCCGGCTCGAACGAATTCGGAACCTATTTCATCGGCTACAGCCGCTCGCCCCGCACGATCGAGCAGATGCTCGAGAACATGTTCATCGGGCGGCCGCCCGGCAACTATGACCGATTGCTCGACTTCAGCCGCGCCGTCACCGGGAATCTCTTTTTCGTGCCGACGGCGACATTTCTGGAAGACACGACCGAAGACGGACCCGCGCTTGCGGCTCCTGCTGCCGCCGTTGCGGTGCCCGATCCGGTGCCCGCTTCGCGCAGCGATGGCTCGTTGGGTATCGGTTCCCTGAAAGGAGATGTTGACCATGAATAACCTGCATCGCGAGCTTGCGCCGATTTCCGATGCTGCCTGGGCACAGATCGAAGAAGAAGTGACGCGCACGTTCAAGCGCCACTTGGCCGGCCGGCGGGTCGTCGACGTCGTGGGGCCCGCGGGCAGCAGCCTTGCCGCCGTCGGCACCGGCCACCAGCGATCCGTAGCAACCCCGGGGGATGGCGTGCTCGCCAGCCAGCGCGAGGTCAAGGCGCTGGTAGAGCTGCGGGTTCCGTTCGAACTGGAGCGGCAGGCGATCGACGATGTCGAACGCGGTGCGAACGATTCGGACTGGGAGCCGGCCAAAATCGCGGCGCGGCGGCTCGCCTTCGTCGAGGACGGCGCCATATTCGTCGGCTACGG carries:
- a CDS encoding Dyp-type peroxidase, yielding MGAHPGGAPQQPAAGAPGVPQQVLDPLSRAAIFLVVALKPGSGNRAIVRSFCADLAALIRAVDFRDVEAGLSCIMGIGSDAWDQLFGAPRPAELHPFREIRSDGRHAVSTPGDLLFHIRAKRMDLCFEMATQIMARLGQAVAAVDEVHGFRYFDDRDLLGFVDGTENPRGDEAAEAVLIGDEDAAFAGGSYVIVQKYLHDLAGWNALSTETQERIVGRTKLSDIELDDAVKPSSAHNALTTIVENGEERQILRDNMPFGHAGSNEFGTYFIGYSRSPRTIEQMLENMFIGRPPGNYDRLLDFSRAVTGNLFFVPTATFLEDTTEDGPALAAPAAAVAVPDPVPASRSDGSLGIGSLKGDVDHE